A region from the uncultured Draconibacterium sp. genome encodes:
- the metG gene encoding methionine--tRNA ligase has protein sequence MSKFKRTLITTALPYANGPIHIGHLAGVYVPADIYARYLRLKKEDVIMIGGSDEHGVPITLKAKNEGITPQDVVDKFHGIIKDSFEKFGISFDVYSRTSAPVHHETASEFFKKLYDEGKFVEKTSEQYYDEANNQFLADRYIVGTCPKCSFEKAYGDQCESCGTSLSPTELINPTSTISGNQPVLKETTHWYLPLDQYEPWLKEWILEGHKEWKTNVYGQCKSWIDSGLMPRAVTRDLDWGVPVPVEGVEGKVLYVWFDAPIGYISATKELTEDWETYWKDPETRMLHFIGKDNIVFHCIIFPSMLKAEGTFNLPENVPANEFLNLENDKISTSRNWAVWLHEYLEEFPGKEDVLKYVLTANAPETKDNDFTWKDFQNRNNNELVAVLGNFVNRALVLTQKYYNGIVPERGELSDYDKEALAEIANIKGEVEKSIDSFRIRESLKNAMDLARLGNKYLADQEPWKVVKADAKRVETIMNICLQITANLTICLEPFLPFSMEKLRGFLNLEKMDWEKLGDTELLPSGHKVNKPELLFEKIEDKVIEAQLQKLADTKKANEMAEATAAPAKENIEFDDFVKMDVRAGTVIECEKVAKTKKLLKLRIDTGIDQRTVVSGIAEYYKPEELIGKQVSILVNLAPKKLRGIESQGMILCAENADGTLSIVSPDKAVKNGSEIR, from the coding sequence ATGAGTAAGTTCAAACGTACGCTGATAACAACAGCACTACCTTATGCCAACGGCCCAATTCATATTGGCCACCTTGCCGGAGTTTATGTTCCTGCTGATATTTATGCGCGTTACCTTCGCCTAAAAAAGGAGGATGTAATAATGATTGGCGGATCTGATGAACACGGCGTGCCCATTACTTTAAAAGCCAAAAACGAAGGAATTACACCGCAGGATGTGGTTGATAAATTTCATGGAATAATTAAAGATTCGTTTGAAAAATTTGGCATTTCGTTTGACGTTTACTCACGCACCAGTGCACCTGTTCACCACGAAACAGCTTCGGAATTTTTTAAGAAACTTTACGACGAAGGAAAATTCGTTGAAAAAACCTCAGAACAGTATTACGACGAGGCTAATAACCAATTTCTTGCCGACCGCTACATTGTAGGTACCTGCCCAAAATGCAGTTTCGAAAAAGCTTATGGCGACCAATGCGAAAGCTGTGGAACGTCGTTAAGCCCAACCGAATTAATTAATCCAACTTCAACCATTAGCGGAAACCAGCCGGTATTGAAAGAAACCACGCACTGGTACCTGCCACTCGACCAATACGAGCCCTGGTTAAAAGAATGGATTCTGGAAGGTCACAAAGAATGGAAGACCAATGTTTACGGGCAGTGTAAATCGTGGATTGACAGTGGCTTGATGCCTCGTGCCGTTACCCGCGACCTCGACTGGGGTGTACCCGTTCCGGTGGAAGGTGTTGAAGGCAAAGTATTGTACGTGTGGTTTGATGCGCCTATCGGTTATATTTCGGCAACAAAAGAATTAACCGAAGACTGGGAAACCTATTGGAAAGATCCGGAAACCCGCATGCTGCATTTCATAGGAAAAGACAATATTGTTTTCCACTGTATTATTTTCCCGAGCATGTTGAAAGCTGAAGGAACATTCAACTTGCCTGAGAACGTACCGGCAAACGAGTTTTTGAACCTTGAAAATGATAAAATTTCAACCTCAAGAAACTGGGCCGTTTGGTTGCACGAGTACCTGGAAGAATTCCCGGGGAAAGAGGATGTATTAAAATATGTTTTAACCGCCAACGCGCCGGAAACAAAAGACAACGATTTTACCTGGAAAGATTTCCAGAACCGCAACAACAATGAACTGGTAGCTGTTCTCGGAAACTTTGTAAACCGGGCGCTGGTGCTTACGCAAAAATATTACAACGGAATTGTACCGGAGCGCGGTGAGTTAAGCGACTACGACAAAGAAGCCCTGGCAGAAATTGCAAATATTAAAGGCGAGGTTGAAAAAAGTATCGACAGCTTCCGTATTCGCGAATCATTGAAAAATGCCATGGATTTGGCTCGTTTGGGGAACAAATATTTAGCCGATCAAGAGCCATGGAAAGTGGTTAAAGCCGATGCCAAACGCGTTGAAACCATCATGAATATCTGCTTGCAGATTACCGCCAATCTTACTATTTGCCTTGAGCCCTTCCTACCATTTAGCATGGAAAAACTACGTGGTTTTCTGAACCTTGAAAAAATGGATTGGGAAAAACTGGGAGATACCGAATTGTTGCCAAGCGGCCACAAAGTAAACAAGCCGGAGTTACTTTTCGAAAAAATTGAAGACAAAGTAATTGAAGCACAGCTGCAAAAACTGGCCGACACAAAAAAAGCCAACGAAATGGCTGAAGCCACTGCTGCACCTGCAAAAGAAAATATCGAGTTCGACGACTTTGTAAAAATGGACGTTCGGGCCGGTACAGTTATCGAATGCGAAAAAGTGGCCAAAACCAAAAAGCTGCTGAAATTAAGAATTGACACGGGAATTGACCAACGCACTGTTGTTTCGGGCATTGCCGAATATTATAAACCGGAAGAATTGATCGGAAAACAGGTTTCTATTTTAGTAAACCTGGCACCAAAAAAGTTGCGCGGAATAGAATCGCAGGGAATGATACTATGTGCTGAAAATGCTGATGGAACATTGTCGATCGTTTCGCCGGACAAGGCTGTTAAAAACGGATCGGAAATACGATAA
- a CDS encoding HAMP domain-containing sensor histidine kinase, whose protein sequence is MNKKRFTGLIILMGISILGIIAVQLVWMNNAIKVKNEMFERGVNQALQQTVNRLEDLHNLGVVNEMVFAGDSAEWIHEFEHEFEFESDSLMQWHVEPRPVRVFKKRAELEKRPVKVIREYAPDNADSRLEIRIDSDVERKSVQAFSYNMSTSTKGENHVIITGEGTGPGGVVWVKRDTFITDADSLYTISTVKIDSLLTNLDTFQVLGPDLSERVKLKASSLKRMANKVVTEVATWDVRMLDEELIFEVLKKELSQNNIPLDFEYGIQRGDSINFPQLVSDTAQFATAAFKTNLYPNDIFQKNIQLLVFFPERDTFIYRSLNWLLVASFFFSVFILVTFALSIFYILRQKKISEMKSDFINNMTHEFKTPIATISVAADSITNTKVVSNPERIQYFAGMIKKENTRMNRQVEDILTIARLDRKDFEFNWETIDVHELIGDAMQGIVLQVEKRGGTITTDFAALNSTISTDRMHCTNVIYNLIDNAIKYSAGKPEIKVTTKNNQQGIVISVEDKGIGMSKAVQSKIFERFYRQTSGNIHNVKGFGLGLSYVKAVLEANRGTITVSSELNKGSKFDVFLPFVRA, encoded by the coding sequence ATGAACAAAAAACGTTTTACCGGATTAATCATTTTAATGGGGATTTCCATTTTGGGAATTATTGCTGTTCAGCTGGTTTGGATGAATAATGCCATTAAGGTAAAAAACGAAATGTTTGAGCGGGGCGTAAACCAGGCTTTACAACAAACGGTTAACCGTCTCGAGGATTTACATAACCTTGGTGTAGTAAACGAAATGGTTTTTGCCGGCGACTCCGCTGAATGGATTCATGAATTTGAGCACGAGTTTGAGTTTGAAAGCGATTCTTTAATGCAGTGGCATGTTGAACCCAGACCCGTGCGTGTTTTTAAAAAGAGAGCAGAACTGGAAAAACGGCCGGTAAAAGTAATTCGCGAATATGCTCCCGATAATGCAGATTCCCGATTGGAAATACGCATTGATAGCGATGTAGAACGAAAAAGTGTACAGGCTTTTAGCTACAACATGAGTACCTCAACAAAAGGCGAAAACCATGTAATTATAACCGGAGAAGGAACCGGACCCGGAGGTGTTGTTTGGGTGAAAAGAGATACGTTTATTACCGATGCCGATTCGTTATATACCATAAGCACAGTTAAAATTGATTCCTTATTAACAAACCTCGATACTTTTCAGGTTCTTGGCCCCGATTTATCAGAGCGGGTTAAACTAAAGGCAAGCAGTTTAAAACGTATGGCCAACAAAGTGGTTACCGAGGTAGCAACCTGGGATGTACGAATGCTGGATGAAGAACTGATATTTGAGGTGCTAAAAAAGGAATTAAGCCAGAACAATATTCCGCTCGATTTCGAGTACGGGATTCAACGTGGCGATTCCATTAATTTCCCGCAATTGGTAAGCGATACGGCACAGTTTGCAACAGCAGCTTTTAAAACAAATCTTTACCCCAACGACATATTTCAGAAAAATATTCAGCTGTTGGTTTTTTTCCCGGAGCGCGATACCTTTATTTACCGTTCGCTAAACTGGTTGCTTGTGGCATCATTCTTCTTTTCGGTGTTTATTTTGGTAACTTTTGCTCTAAGTATTTTTTACATTCTGCGGCAAAAGAAAATTTCTGAAATGAAATCGGACTTTATAAATAACATGACCCACGAGTTTAAAACACCAATAGCAACCATCTCGGTGGCTGCCGATTCAATTACCAACACTAAAGTGGTAAGCAACCCCGAGCGTATTCAATATTTTGCGGGAATGATAAAAAAAGAAAACACCCGCATGAACCGACAGGTTGAAGATATACTTACCATTGCCCGGCTTGATCGGAAAGATTTTGAATTTAACTGGGAAACCATTGATGTGCACGAACTTATTGGCGATGCCATGCAGGGAATTGTGCTGCAGGTTGAAAAGCGGGGCGGTACCATAACTACTGATTTTGCAGCTTTAAACTCAACAATCAGTACCGATAGAATGCATTGCACAAACGTTATTTATAACCTGATTGATAATGCAATAAAATATTCGGCAGGGAAGCCGGAAATAAAAGTGACTACAAAAAATAACCAGCAAGGTATAGTTATTTCGGTGGAGGATAAGGGAATAGGAATGAGCAAAGCCGTTCAGTCAAAAATATTTGAGCGCTTTTACCGTCAAACCAGCGGAAACATTCATAATGTAAAAGGATTTGGTTTAGGTTTGAGCTATGTAAAAGCCGTGCTTGAAGCCAACAGGGGCACAATTACTGTGAGCAGCGAACTCAACAAAGGAAGTAAATTTGATGTATTTTTACCTTTTGTAAGAGCTTAG
- a CDS encoding SDR family oxidoreductase: protein MTKNKTAIITGAGKGIGKAIAIGLAQLKYNTVLVGRNRDDLEAVALQIKEDSWIDSQIIQVDITNTDALKKAIAQLVNDCESIDVLVNNAGVYYSGTTDAKEDEFIKMLETNLTAQYQLLKQVVPVMKVQGSGYIFNVASRAGKIGFAGSGAYSASKFAMVGLNESLYRELNPLGIRVTALCPGWVNTQMACLAGTPHKADEMIQPEDLFKTLQWLMSLSPGACVKEVVIETPFGIS from the coding sequence ATGACAAAGAATAAAACCGCCATAATAACAGGGGCCGGGAAAGGCATTGGAAAAGCCATTGCTATTGGATTGGCACAACTAAAATACAATACGGTTTTAGTGGGCAGAAACCGAGACGACCTGGAAGCGGTTGCCTTGCAAATTAAAGAAGATTCGTGGATTGATTCTCAAATCATCCAGGTGGATATTACCAATACCGATGCATTAAAAAAAGCCATAGCACAACTTGTAAACGACTGCGAGAGTATTGATGTACTGGTTAATAATGCCGGTGTGTATTACAGCGGCACCACGGATGCAAAGGAGGATGAGTTCATTAAGATGTTGGAAACCAATCTTACTGCCCAATACCAGCTTTTAAAACAAGTGGTGCCGGTAATGAAAGTGCAGGGGAGCGGTTATATTTTTAATGTAGCTTCCAGGGCCGGCAAAATAGGTTTTGCGGGTAGTGGTGCCTACAGCGCATCAAAATTTGCAATGGTTGGGCTAAACGAATCGTTGTACCGCGAATTAAATCCGCTCGGCATTCGTGTAACTGCTTTATGTCCCGGGTGGGTTAACACGCAAATGGCCTGTCTGGCAGGAACCCCGCATAAGGCTGATGAAATGATTCAGCCCGAAGATTTATTTAAAACCTTGCAATGGCTGATGAGTCTTTCGCCTGGTGCTTGTGTAAAAGAAGTAGTTATTGAAACACCCTTTGGGATAAGCTAA
- a CDS encoding YraN family protein, protein MVSTRELGEIAEGLAQDYLRNQGYQIKATNWYYGHLELDIVAQDGDELVIVEVKARSGLRYEHPSEAVTNTKIKRIVEAADAYIVEHNSELDTRFDVITVIFFQQGHELEHFKDAFYPTI, encoded by the coding sequence ATGGTATCAACACGCGAATTGGGCGAAATAGCAGAGGGACTGGCACAGGATTACCTTCGTAACCAGGGCTACCAAATAAAAGCTACCAATTGGTATTATGGCCATTTAGAGCTTGATATTGTTGCCCAGGATGGTGATGAACTGGTTATTGTTGAAGTAAAAGCCCGCTCAGGATTACGTTACGAACACCCGTCGGAAGCGGTTACCAATACCAAAATAAAGCGCATAGTTGAAGCCGCCGATGCTTACATTGTTGAACACAACAGTGAATTGGATACGCGCTTTGATGTAATTACCGTCATCTTTTTTCAGCAAGGCCACGAGCTCGAACATTTTAAAGATGCATTTTACCCCACTATTTAA
- a CDS encoding MmcQ/YjbR family DNA-binding protein gives MNIEEIREYCLQKKGVTESFPFDETTLVFKVINKIFCLLGLDDMRVSLKNDPDKNIELRAHYPAIYGGYHLNKQHWNTIELDGSVPSKLLAEMIDDSYHLIVASLTKKLKEELKNL, from the coding sequence ATGAATATTGAAGAAATAAGAGAGTATTGTTTGCAGAAAAAAGGAGTAACTGAGAGTTTTCCGTTTGATGAAACAACACTGGTTTTTAAGGTAATCAATAAGATTTTTTGCTTACTGGGGCTCGATGATATGCGGGTGAGTTTAAAAAACGACCCGGACAAAAACATCGAACTGAGGGCGCATTACCCGGCTATTTACGGAGGCTACCACTTAAATAAACAGCACTGGAATACCATTGAATTGGATGGTAGTGTACCTTCGAAATTATTGGCCGAAATGATTGACGATTCATACCATTTGATTGTTGCCAGCCTGACAAAGAAATTAAAAGAAGAATTAAAAAATTTATAA
- a CDS encoding fasciclin domain-containing protein: MKTVKQFFSIVLVAVLTVGFAFNSEAKKSGDTSSSTVVEIAVSNPDFSILVEAVTKADLAGALSADGPFTVFAPTNDAFSSLFKELGVNGVSDLTAEQLTPILTYHVVSGKVMSSDLSNTSVETLNGKKIKVDLNEGVKINDSKVVAADIAGKNGVIHVIDKVLVPAEKSGGCN; this comes from the coding sequence ATGAAAACAGTAAAACAATTTTTCTCGATTGTATTGGTAGCAGTGCTAACCGTTGGCTTCGCATTCAACTCAGAAGCTAAAAAGAGTGGCGATACTTCGTCGTCAACCGTAGTAGAGATAGCTGTTTCAAACCCTGATTTTTCAATCCTGGTTGAAGCAGTTACCAAAGCCGATTTGGCCGGAGCTTTAAGTGCCGATGGTCCTTTTACCGTATTTGCACCAACAAACGATGCTTTTAGCTCGTTGTTTAAAGAGCTTGGAGTAAACGGAGTGAGTGATTTAACAGCAGAGCAGTTAACACCTATTCTTACTTACCATGTAGTTTCAGGCAAAGTAATGTCGAGCGATTTATCAAACACATCGGTTGAAACCTTAAACGGGAAAAAAATTAAGGTAGACCTGAACGAAGGTGTAAAAATAAACGACAGTAAAGTTGTAGCAGCCGATATTGCCGGTAAAAACGGAGTGATTCACGTTATAGATAAAGTCTTGGTTCCAGCTGAGAAATCAGGTGGTTGCAACTAA
- a CDS encoding C1 family peptidase has product MKIVGLFAALLMMVSVVFAEGEKETFTIEKEVRHTPVISQGRTGTCWSFATTSFLESEIMRMGKPETNLSEMFFVYYNYQNKAFQYLLYHGKNNFGEGSLSHDVLKVVADQGVMLYDAYPGVLTEGKYNHSALVKGIRSEADAMNKKKKGKADVSDVKSYKSLLKKELGKLPEKMDTEYGKVDPQKLRDKLGINPDDYVELTSFSHHPFYAACVLEVPDNWAHASYYNLPLNDLMDVMFFALNNGFSIAWDGDTSEKTFVHKNGKADVPEKLQGKVDQEKRQQGFYNRTTTDDHLMHLVGLSKDADGTNCFYTKNSWGADSNEYGGYLHMTEDYVRLKTIGIMVHKDAIPKKIKSKLKL; this is encoded by the coding sequence ATGAAGATTGTAGGTTTATTTGCGGCATTGCTGATGATGGTATCAGTGGTTTTTGCCGAGGGAGAGAAGGAGACGTTTACCATTGAAAAGGAAGTAAGGCATACTCCGGTTATCAGCCAGGGACGAACAGGTACCTGCTGGAGTTTTGCAACCACCAGTTTTCTGGAGTCGGAAATTATGCGAATGGGGAAGCCCGAAACCAACCTCTCTGAAATGTTTTTTGTGTATTACAACTACCAAAACAAGGCTTTCCAGTATTTGCTTTACCATGGGAAAAATAATTTTGGAGAAGGCAGTTTGTCGCACGATGTGCTAAAAGTTGTTGCCGACCAGGGTGTAATGCTTTACGATGCCTATCCGGGAGTATTAACCGAAGGCAAATACAACCACTCGGCTTTGGTAAAAGGCATACGCAGCGAGGCCGATGCGATGAACAAGAAAAAGAAAGGAAAAGCCGATGTCTCGGATGTAAAAAGTTACAAGTCGTTGTTGAAAAAAGAGCTCGGAAAACTGCCCGAAAAGATGGATACGGAATATGGGAAAGTAGATCCACAAAAACTGCGCGATAAGCTGGGAATAAACCCCGATGATTATGTGGAGCTAACCTCGTTTAGCCACCATCCGTTTTATGCCGCCTGTGTGCTGGAAGTACCCGACAATTGGGCACACGCTTCTTATTATAACCTTCCGCTAAACGATTTAATGGATGTGATGTTTTTTGCTTTAAACAATGGCTTCTCGATAGCCTGGGATGGCGATACCAGCGAAAAAACATTTGTACACAAAAACGGAAAGGCCGATGTGCCTGAAAAGTTGCAGGGGAAAGTTGACCAGGAAAAGCGTCAGCAAGGCTTTTACAACAGAACAACTACTGACGACCATTTGATGCACCTGGTAGGCCTTTCGAAAGATGCTGACGGGACAAACTGTTTTTACACAAAAAACTCGTGGGGAGCCGATAGCAACGAATATGGAGGCTATTTGCACATGACCGAAGACTACGTGCGCCTGAAAACCATTGGCATTATGGTACACAAAGATGCGATTCCGAAAAAAATAAAATCAAAACTAAAATTGTAA
- a CDS encoding LD-carboxypeptidase — MITPLPLQAGATIRIVSPAGKIKEEHVLPAAKWLQEQGYVVKLGKNVFAQHYQFAGTDEQRLADLQEALDDPHCAAIICSRGGYGTVRIINRIDFTQFMAKPKWLVGFSDITILHACLNSLGVPTLHGVMPRYFFTKDNEPGDSLISMMKLIRGEGIEYQLEGSNFNKNGRAKAPLVGGNLSIITSLQGTKYDIDTDGKILFLEDIDEFLYHTDRMVHQLKLSGKLENLSGLVLGDFTDMKDNESPFGQTVHEIINEAVKDKDYPVCYGFPGGHDKKNLALAFGCEWELEVAEGGAKLRLV; from the coding sequence ATGATAACACCTTTGCCATTGCAAGCCGGCGCAACCATCCGAATTGTTTCCCCGGCCGGAAAAATTAAAGAAGAACATGTTTTGCCGGCAGCAAAGTGGTTGCAGGAACAGGGATATGTGGTAAAGTTGGGTAAAAATGTTTTTGCGCAACACTACCAGTTTGCAGGCACCGATGAGCAACGATTGGCTGACTTGCAGGAGGCCCTCGACGACCCGCATTGCGCAGCTATTATTTGCTCGCGAGGCGGTTACGGAACAGTTCGTATCATAAACCGGATTGATTTTACCCAATTTATGGCAAAACCCAAATGGCTGGTGGGATTTAGCGATATTACCATTTTACATGCATGTTTAAACAGCTTGGGTGTGCCAACCCTGCACGGAGTAATGCCCCGCTATTTTTTTACCAAAGACAACGAACCCGGCGATAGCCTTATTTCGATGATGAAATTGATTAGAGGTGAAGGGATTGAGTACCAACTCGAGGGCAGTAATTTTAACAAAAACGGACGCGCTAAAGCACCGCTCGTTGGCGGTAATTTATCAATAATCACCAGCTTGCAAGGCACAAAATACGACATCGATACCGATGGCAAAATACTTTTTCTCGAAGATATTGATGAGTTTTTGTACCATACTGACCGTATGGTGCATCAGCTTAAATTAAGTGGGAAACTGGAAAATCTGTCTGGGTTGGTATTGGGCGATTTTACCGATATGAAAGACAATGAATCGCCTTTCGGACAAACCGTTCACGAAATAATAAACGAAGCCGTAAAAGATAAGGATTACCCGGTTTGTTACGGATTTCCGGGGGGACATGATAAAAAAAATCTGGCGCTGGCCTTTGGTTGCGAATGGGAACTGGAAGTTGCTGAAGGTGGAGCAAAACTGAGGTTGGTGTAA
- a CDS encoding response regulator transcription factor has protein sequence MSEKQHIFLVEDDLSFGAVLKSYLELNDFEVSWVDDGKFAFERFKSGVFQICILDVMLPNVDGFTIGRHIRQINQDIPIVFLTAKALKEDILKGYNVGADDYITKPFDTEVLLCKIQAIIKRQSVKPANAETLFIIGSYQFNYKLRSITRNHQKQKLSPKEADLLHLLCQHKNELLPRDTALRKIWGDDGYFTARSMDVFITKLRKYLKDDPAIEIKNIHGSGFLLEEKTN, from the coding sequence ATGAGTGAAAAACAACATATTTTTTTGGTAGAAGATGACCTGAGTTTTGGGGCAGTTTTAAAATCATATCTCGAGTTGAATGATTTTGAAGTGTCATGGGTTGACGATGGAAAATTTGCGTTTGAAAGATTCAAATCCGGTGTGTTTCAGATTTGTATTCTCGATGTAATGCTGCCCAACGTGGATGGTTTTACCATTGGCCGCCATATAAGGCAGATAAACCAGGATATTCCAATTGTTTTTCTTACCGCCAAAGCATTAAAAGAAGATATTCTGAAAGGCTACAATGTGGGTGCCGACGATTACATTACCAAACCTTTTGATACCGAAGTTTTATTGTGTAAAATTCAGGCCATTATAAAACGTCAATCGGTAAAGCCTGCCAATGCTGAGACCCTTTTTATTATTGGTAGCTATCAGTTTAATTATAAGCTGCGAAGCATTACCCGGAACCATCAAAAACAAAAATTATCGCCAAAAGAAGCAGATTTGTTGCATTTGCTCTGTCAGCATAAAAACGAATTGCTCCCGCGCGATACAGCGCTTCGGAAAATTTGGGGCGACGATGGTTATTTTACCGCCCGCAGTATGGATGTATTTATTACCAAATTGCGGAAATATTTAAAAGACGATCCGGCTATAGAAATAAAAAATATTCATGGGAGCGGCTTTCTTTTAGAAGAAAAAACGAACTAA
- a CDS encoding HAD hydrolase-like protein translates to MGIFSHIIFDLDGTLTDNTQGIKNSLKYALQQMHVDGYDENILERFIGPPLQWGFQTHFGLSERDTKLAVEYFREFYGENGWHQNDPYDGIMELLAELDAQGKKMYVATAKLEKFANKIIRHFEMDRYIIQLKGADYHAKKATKDVIIEEVLSMQQLVPSKEIIVVGDTVYDIDGGRKNAISTLAVGYGFGNEEELRAANPDYFAEDVDELYEILTA, encoded by the coding sequence ATGGGAATCTTTTCACACATAATTTTTGATCTCGACGGTACACTTACCGATAACACTCAGGGTATAAAAAACTCGTTAAAATATGCTTTGCAGCAAATGCATGTTGATGGTTACGATGAAAATATCCTTGAACGATTTATTGGCCCTCCGCTGCAATGGGGTTTTCAAACACATTTTGGGCTAAGCGAGCGCGATACCAAACTGGCAGTTGAATATTTTAGGGAGTTTTACGGAGAAAATGGTTGGCACCAGAACGATCCGTATGATGGAATTATGGAATTGCTGGCCGAGCTGGATGCACAAGGTAAAAAGATGTATGTGGCAACGGCCAAGCTCGAAAAATTTGCCAATAAAATTATCCGGCATTTTGAAATGGACCGCTACATTATTCAGCTAAAAGGCGCCGATTACCATGCTAAAAAGGCAACAAAAGATGTAATAATCGAGGAAGTGCTTTCGATGCAACAGTTGGTACCATCAAAAGAAATAATAGTGGTTGGCGATACTGTTTATGATATTGACGGTGGTAGAAAAAACGCCATTTCAACACTTGCTGTTGGTTATGGTTTCGGAAATGAGGAGGAGCTGCGAGCTGCCAATCCTGATTATTTTGCCGAAGATGTGGATGAACTTTACGAGATTTTAACGGCATAA
- a CDS encoding RNA-binding S4 domain-containing protein — protein sequence MREFQLSTDFIELVKLLKLLRIAQTGGHAKIIVEDGEVMRNGEPEFRKRAKLVKGDVLEIMGETIRIV from the coding sequence ATGCGCGAATTTCAGCTGAGTACCGACTTTATTGAATTGGTAAAATTGTTAAAACTATTGCGTATTGCTCAAACCGGAGGCCATGCAAAAATTATTGTTGAAGATGGCGAGGTAATGCGCAATGGCGAACCCGAGTTCAGGAAAAGAGCGAAACTGGTTAAAGGTGATGTACTGGAAATTATGGGCGAAACAATCCGGATTGTGTGA